The following coding sequences lie in one Spinacia oleracea cultivar Varoflay chromosome 1, BTI_SOV_V1, whole genome shotgun sequence genomic window:
- the LOC110795180 gene encoding uncharacterized protein — protein sequence METENHSQRRSALPPNQDPASIFYIHPSDANSVQLISFKFNGEGYTSWKRSMLLALSAKNKIGFVDGSIEKPDPGTLECKAWDRCNDLVCSLILCNLDEIISKSVMFLKSARAIWIDLEERFVFASMAQIYSLEQKLSEISQGNKTVSEFFTEIKSIWDAIEEAHPMPYFTCNNCTCNVTKKFFQRQQEKMVMQFMMKLTDQYATIRGNVLMVPELPKVSEAYRLFAQEERRQEVSHTNNSSKPVAFAAEKRRFGGDNWNNRNKSQATGYQRTSANNKQGRTGANYLCTNCQIPGHSIERCFKIIGYPPGFQYREHRTAALSHDNHSDVEPPPLPKPEATPTITVDQYQQLMSLLLNNNRMQELELSIKPTI from the coding sequence ATGGAAACTGAAAATCATAGCCAGAGAAGATCAGCTTTGCCTCCTAATCAAGATCCTGCAAGCATCTTCTACATTCATCCATCTGATGCAAATTCAGTGCAGCTGATTTCATTCAAGTTCAATGGTGAAGGCTACACAAGCTGGAAGAGGTCTATGCTGTTGGCCTTGTCTGCAAAGAACAAAATAGGTTTTGTTGATGGCAGCATTGAGAAGCCAGATCCTGGAACACTTGAATGCAAGGCTTGGGATAGGTGCAATGATTTGGTTTGTTCTCTTATTCTGTGTAATCTTGATGAAATCATTTCTAAGAGTGTGATGTTCCTTAAATCTGCAAGAGCTATTTGGATTGATTTGGAAGAGAGATTTGTCTTTGCTTCAATGGCACAAATCTACTCACTAGAACAGAAATTGTCTGAAATCAGTCAAGGAAACAAGACTGTTTCTGAGTTTTTCACTGAAATTAAGTCAATATGGGATGCAATTGAGGAAGCACATCCTATGCCATATTTCACTTGCAACAACTGTACTTGTAATGTGACTAAAAAATTCTTTCAGAGACAGCAAGAAAAAATGGTGATGCAGTTCATGATGAAGTTGACTGATCAGTATGCAACAATAAGAGGCAATGTTTTGATGGTGCCAGAATTACCAAAGGTTTCAGAAGCTTACAGGCTCTTTGCACAGGAAGAAAGACGTCAAGAAGTTTCTCATACAAACAACTCTTCAAAACCAGTTGCTTTTGCTGCTGAGAAAAGAAGGTTTGGGGGAGACAATTGGAATAATAGAAACAAATCACAGGCAACTGGTTATCAAAGAACAAGTGCTAATAATAAGCAAGGGAGGACAGGTGCAAATTACTTATGTACCAATTGTCAAATTCCAGGGCACAGTATTGAGAGATGCTTCAAGATAATTGGATATCCACCAGGTTTTCAGTATAGAGAACACAGAACTGCTGCATTATCTCATGATAATCATTCTGATGTTGAACCACCACCATTGCCAAAACCAGAAGCCACTCCAACAATCACAGTTGATCAGTATCAGCAATTGATGAGCTTATTACTAAACAACAACAGAATGCAGGAGCTGGAACTGTCAATCAAACCAACAATCTAG